Proteins encoded together in one Ignavibacteria bacterium window:
- a CDS encoding amidohydrolase: MKTLLYNGKIWLSSGYYASTVGIDSDTGTIIFVGKGKADDKNIYSDAIDLKGKLVLPAFTDGHCHLLKGALVNSEVNLRYSASRKDFETQIHSYRSNLKKSSWILGGYFSEANFNEDITINKNFIDSICSDIPVVLFRTDLHSIVCNTLALEKLNIRNVVDNFSSDEVIKDSDGNLTGELKERAMYFVIHNLPQKSISEKKEILKTQIERLHSFGITSVTDISWREDLDVYKSLFDDKELNLKINSVVPFTEYEKVDEYRNEFSPYKSFIRFGGMKAFYDGSLSSKTALFFDNYKGTESSGLSTEEVTSGLLKERAFKIDKASLQLVVHVIGDRAVSEALDLVEELKTKSGIWDRRVRLEHIQHVSEKDLDRFKKLNIISSVQPAHLFFDAKVATENLVHPETTHVFKKLVDRGNIICFGTDFPVVPENPFENIYYAMTRKAAGFENGFNTDMCLDLETCLKAYTINNAYASYEENIKGSIREDKQADLIVVDRDIFQISPDEIKNAVVETTFINGKIIYSK, from the coding sequence ATGAAAACACTACTCTATAACGGAAAAATCTGGCTTAGCAGCGGATATTATGCTTCAACGGTCGGAATAGATTCAGATACCGGAACAATTATATTCGTTGGCAAAGGTAAAGCAGATGATAAGAATATTTATTCTGATGCTATCGACCTTAAAGGAAAACTTGTTCTGCCTGCTTTCACTGACGGGCATTGCCATTTGTTAAAAGGTGCTCTTGTCAATTCAGAAGTAAATCTTAGATATTCTGCCTCCCGCAAAGATTTTGAAACCCAAATCCATTCTTACAGAAGTAATCTGAAGAAAAGCAGCTGGATTTTAGGAGGCTATTTCTCGGAAGCTAATTTCAATGAAGACATTACAATAAACAAAAACTTTATAGACAGCATCTGCAGCGATATCCCTGTAGTTCTTTTCCGTACAGACCTGCATTCTATTGTCTGTAATACTCTTGCTCTTGAAAAACTTAATATAAGAAATGTTGTCGATAATTTTTCCTCTGATGAAGTTATAAAAGATTCCGATGGTAATCTTACCGGTGAATTGAAAGAAAGAGCTATGTACTTCGTAATTCATAATTTGCCGCAAAAAAGCATATCAGAGAAAAAGGAAATTCTTAAAACACAGATAGAAAGACTCCATTCATTCGGAATCACATCGGTAACCGATATTTCCTGGCGCGAAGACCTCGATGTTTACAAATCACTTTTTGATGATAAAGAATTGAATCTTAAGATTAATTCTGTTGTGCCTTTTACCGAGTATGAAAAGGTGGACGAATACAGAAACGAGTTTTCTCCTTATAAATCATTCATACGTTTCGGTGGAATGAAGGCTTTTTACGATGGATCCCTTTCCAGTAAGACTGCTTTGTTCTTCGATAATTACAAAGGTACTGAATCCTCCGGTTTAAGTACAGAAGAAGTAACAAGCGGTTTACTAAAAGAACGGGCTTTCAAAATTGATAAAGCAAGTCTCCAGCTTGTTGTACATGTAATCGGGGATAGAGCCGTCAGCGAAGCGCTTGACCTTGTGGAAGAGCTTAAAACGAAAAGCGGTATCTGGGACAGAAGAGTGAGGCTTGAACATATTCAACACGTATCTGAAAAAGACCTTGACAGATTTAAAAAACTTAACATTATTTCATCTGTCCAGCCGGCTCATCTTTTCTTTGACGCAAAAGTAGCAACTGAGAATCTTGTCCACCCCGAAACCACACATGTATTTAAGAAACTTGTTGATAGAGGCAATATAATATGTTTCGGGACTGATTTTCCTGTTGTTCCTGAAAATCCGTTTGAGAATATATATTATGCTATGACCCGCAAGGCAGCAGGTTTTGAAAATGGATTTAATACTGATATGTGTCTCGATCTCGAGACCTGCCTGAAAGCATATACTATTAATAATGCGTATGCAAGTTATGAGGAAAATATTAAAGGCAGTATAAGAGAGGACAAGCAGGCAGATTTGATAGTGGTTGATAGAGATATATTTCAAATCAGTCCCGATGAGATTAAAAATGCCGTTGTTGAAACAACGTTCATCAACGGCAAAATCATTTACAGCAAGTAA